Proteins from a single region of Xiphias gladius isolate SHS-SW01 ecotype Sanya breed wild chromosome 2, ASM1685928v1, whole genome shotgun sequence:
- the LOC120802400 gene encoding G1/S-specific cyclin-D2-like: MELYCLESDITVKAQPDPNILYDDRVLQSLLTIEDRFLPQCSYFQRVQKDIQPYMRRMVAGWMHEVCEEEKSNEDVFPLAINYLDRFLAVMPTRKSYLQLLGAVCMFLASKLKDSRPLSAEKLCMYTDNSITPRELLDWELVVLGKLKWNMASVIPNDFIEHIIRRLPLPKDKVAMVRKHTLTFIALCATDDRLAMNPPSMIASGSMGAAVCGLQLDHTDQRLSRDNLTDLLAKITNTEVDCLRACQEQIERVLATSLQQGQQYRQDTRVRAGNKAREQQDQSSTPTDVRDVNL; this comes from the exons ATGGAGCTTTACTGCCTGGAGTCGGACATAACCGTGAAAGCCCAGCCTGACCCAAACATCCTCTATGATGACAGAGTGTTGCAAAGCTTATTAACAATTGAGGACAGGTTTTTACCTCAGTGCTCATACTTCCAGCGGGTCCAGAAGGACATTCAGCCTTATATGAGACGAATGGTTGCAGGCTGGATGCACGAG GTTtgtgaagaggagaagagtAACGAAGATGTCTTCCCTTTAGCCATTAATTATTTGGACAGATTTTTAGCAGTGATGCCCACTAGAAAGAGCTATTTGCAGCTTCTGGGAGCCGTGTGCATGTTCCTGGCCTCCAAGTTAAAGGACAGCAGGCCGCTATCAGCAGAAAAACTTTGCATGTACACAGACAACTCCATCACACCACGGGAACTGCTG GACTGGGAACTGGTGGTGCTGGGGAAATTGAAGTGGAACATGGCCTCAGTCATTCCCAATGATTTTATAGAGCACATCATACGCAGGCTGCCCCTTCCCAAAGACAAAGTGGCGATGGtccgcaaacacacactgacattcatCGCCCTCTGTGCCACAG ATGACCGCCTTGCCATGAACCCTCCTTCCATGATTGCCTCGGGCAGCATGGGAGCTGCTGTCTGTGGCCTCCAGCTGGACCACACTGACCAGAGGCTGAGTCGAGACAACCTGACAGACCTGCTGGCCAAGATCACCAACACAGAGGTG GATTGTCTGAGGGCGTGCCAGGAACAAATCGAGCGTGTGCTAGCCACCAGCCTGCAGCAGGGCCAGCAGTACCGGCAGGATACCAGGGTCAGAGCAGGCAACAAAGCGAGGGAGCAGCAAGACCAGTCCAGCACCCCCACAGATGTACGTGATGTCAACTTATGA
- the tigarb gene encoding fructose-2,6-bisphosphatase TIGAR B isoform X1: MTQGATSYHRGRTNREVSREPLLRMFTFSLTLVRHGETRYNREKLLQGQGVDTPLSETGAQQGEAAGRYLKDITFNRVFASNLQRAVQTAEIIVRNNTHCSGMEMVLEPLLRERGFGVAEGRPKEDLKNMANAAGQSCGDYTPPGGETLDQLWIMSPCFQVKLRFKKFLKVLFKQMLEERGSSGPDAPAGASAAASAIAPGSSADDGLRGLSVHALVVSHGAYIRVAVRHLVEDLKCSLPPGVKMSQLSAPCPNTGISRFVLTLSRSESGPVLSAARCVFTNRKDHLENLTAAE, translated from the exons ATGACGCAAGGGGCCACGTCGTATCATCGCGGACGAACCAACCGGGAAGTGTCTCGGGAACCGCTGCTGAGGATGTTTACATTTAGCTTAACGCTCGTACGACA TGGGGAAACACGGTACAACAGGGAAAAGCTGCTGCAAG GTCAAGGCGTGGACACTCCCCTGTCAGAGACGGGTGCGCAGCAGGGCGAAGCAGCGGGACGATACCTCAAAGACATCACGTTCAACCGCGTGTTTGCCAGTAACTTACAACGGGCTGTGCAG ACAGCTGAAATAATTGTGAGGAACAACACTCACTGTTCTGGCATGGAGATGGTTTTGGAGCCATTACTCAGAGAGAGG GGTTTCGGCGTCGCTGAGGGGCGTCCCAAAGAGGATCTGAAGAACATGGCCAACGCTGCCGGCCAGTCGTGTGGTGACTACACGCCGCCAGGAGGAGAGACTTTAGACCAG CTCTGGATCATGTCACCTTGCTTCCAGGTGAAGCTGCGATTCAAAAAATTCCTCAAAGTCCTTTTCAAGCAAATGTTGGAGGAACGGGGCTCGTCAGGGCCGGATGCCCCCGCGGGAGCATCAGCAGCTGCCTCGGCCATCGCTCCTGGTTCTTCGGCCGACGACGGTCTGCGGGGACTGTCGGTCCACGCTCTGGTCGTGAGCCACGGCGCCTACATCCGCGTGGCCGTCAGGCACCTTGTAGAGGACCTGAAGTGCTCTCTGCCTCCAGGGGTGAAGATGTCCCAGCTGTCTGCACCCTGCCCGAACACCGGCATCAGCCGCTTCGTTCTCACTCTGAGCCGGTCCGAGTCCGGCCCCGTCCTCTCCGCTGCCCGATGTGTTTTCACCAACAGAAAGGACCACCTGGAAAACCTCACAGCTGCCGAATAG
- the tigarb gene encoding fructose-2,6-bisphosphatase TIGAR B isoform X4, whose protein sequence is MGKHGTTGKSCCKVKAWTLPCQRRVRSRAKQRDDTSKTSRSTACLPVTYNGLCRQILSSLINTSSQVISRLHFLPQTAEIIVRNNTHCSGMEMVLEPLLRERGFGVAEGRPKEDLKNMANAAGQSCGDYTPPGGETLDQLWIMSPCFQVKLRFKKFLKVLFKQMLEERGSSGPDAPAGASAAASAIAPGSSADDGLRGLSVHALVVSHGAYIRVAVRHLVEDLKCSLPPGVKMSQLSAPCPNTGISRFVLTLSRSESGPVLSAARCVFTNRKDHLENLTAAE, encoded by the exons A TGGGGAAACACGGTACAACAGGGAAAAGCTGCTGCAAG GTCAAGGCGTGGACACTCCCCTGTCAGAGACGGGTGCGCAGCAGGGCGAAGCAGCGGGACGATACCTCAAAGACATCACGTTCAACCGCGTGTTTGCCAGTAACTTACAACGGGCTGTGCAG GCAGATTCTTTCGTCACTTATAAATACATCGAGTCAAGTAATTTCCAGATTACATTTCCTCCCGCAGACAGCTGAAATAATTGTGAGGAACAACACTCACTGTTCTGGCATGGAGATGGTTTTGGAGCCATTACTCAGAGAGAGG GGTTTCGGCGTCGCTGAGGGGCGTCCCAAAGAGGATCTGAAGAACATGGCCAACGCTGCCGGCCAGTCGTGTGGTGACTACACGCCGCCAGGAGGAGAGACTTTAGACCAG CTCTGGATCATGTCACCTTGCTTCCAGGTGAAGCTGCGATTCAAAAAATTCCTCAAAGTCCTTTTCAAGCAAATGTTGGAGGAACGGGGCTCGTCAGGGCCGGATGCCCCCGCGGGAGCATCAGCAGCTGCCTCGGCCATCGCTCCTGGTTCTTCGGCCGACGACGGTCTGCGGGGACTGTCGGTCCACGCTCTGGTCGTGAGCCACGGCGCCTACATCCGCGTGGCCGTCAGGCACCTTGTAGAGGACCTGAAGTGCTCTCTGCCTCCAGGGGTGAAGATGTCCCAGCTGTCTGCACCCTGCCCGAACACCGGCATCAGCCGCTTCGTTCTCACTCTGAGCCGGTCCGAGTCCGGCCCCGTCCTCTCCGCTGCCCGATGTGTTTTCACCAACAGAAAGGACCACCTGGAAAACCTCACAGCTGCCGAATAG
- the tigarb gene encoding fructose-2,6-bisphosphatase TIGAR B isoform X3 — translation MTQGATSYHRGRTNREVSREPLLRMFTFSLTLVRHGETRYNREKLLQGQGVDTPLSETGAQQGEAAGRYLKDITFNRVFASNLQRAVQTAEIIVRNNTHCSGMEMVLEPLLRERGFGVAEGRPKEDLKNMANAAGQSCGDYTPPGGETLDQVKLRFKKFLKVLFKQMLEERGSSGPDAPAGASAAASAIAPGSSADDGLRGLSVHALVVSHGAYIRVAVRHLVEDLKCSLPPGVKMSQLSAPCPNTGISRFVLTLSRSESGPVLSAARCVFTNRKDHLENLTAAE, via the exons ATGACGCAAGGGGCCACGTCGTATCATCGCGGACGAACCAACCGGGAAGTGTCTCGGGAACCGCTGCTGAGGATGTTTACATTTAGCTTAACGCTCGTACGACA TGGGGAAACACGGTACAACAGGGAAAAGCTGCTGCAAG GTCAAGGCGTGGACACTCCCCTGTCAGAGACGGGTGCGCAGCAGGGCGAAGCAGCGGGACGATACCTCAAAGACATCACGTTCAACCGCGTGTTTGCCAGTAACTTACAACGGGCTGTGCAG ACAGCTGAAATAATTGTGAGGAACAACACTCACTGTTCTGGCATGGAGATGGTTTTGGAGCCATTACTCAGAGAGAGG GGTTTCGGCGTCGCTGAGGGGCGTCCCAAAGAGGATCTGAAGAACATGGCCAACGCTGCCGGCCAGTCGTGTGGTGACTACACGCCGCCAGGAGGAGAGACTTTAGACCAG GTGAAGCTGCGATTCAAAAAATTCCTCAAAGTCCTTTTCAAGCAAATGTTGGAGGAACGGGGCTCGTCAGGGCCGGATGCCCCCGCGGGAGCATCAGCAGCTGCCTCGGCCATCGCTCCTGGTTCTTCGGCCGACGACGGTCTGCGGGGACTGTCGGTCCACGCTCTGGTCGTGAGCCACGGCGCCTACATCCGCGTGGCCGTCAGGCACCTTGTAGAGGACCTGAAGTGCTCTCTGCCTCCAGGGGTGAAGATGTCCCAGCTGTCTGCACCCTGCCCGAACACCGGCATCAGCCGCTTCGTTCTCACTCTGAGCCGGTCCGAGTCCGGCCCCGTCCTCTCCGCTGCCCGATGTGTTTTCACCAACAGAAAGGACCACCTGGAAAACCTCACAGCTGCCGAATAG
- the tigarb gene encoding fructose-2,6-bisphosphatase TIGAR B isoform X2 gives MPLLCFPTVGKHGTTGKSCCKVKAWTLPCQRRVRSRAKQRDDTSKTSRSTACLPVTYNGLCRQILSSLINTSSQVISRLHFLPQTAEIIVRNNTHCSGMEMVLEPLLRERGFGVAEGRPKEDLKNMANAAGQSCGDYTPPGGETLDQLWIMSPCFQVKLRFKKFLKVLFKQMLEERGSSGPDAPAGASAAASAIAPGSSADDGLRGLSVHALVVSHGAYIRVAVRHLVEDLKCSLPPGVKMSQLSAPCPNTGISRFVLTLSRSESGPVLSAARCVFTNRKDHLENLTAAE, from the exons ATGCCATTGCTATGTTTTCCCACAGTGGGGAAACACGGTACAACAGGGAAAAGCTGCTGCAAG GTCAAGGCGTGGACACTCCCCTGTCAGAGACGGGTGCGCAGCAGGGCGAAGCAGCGGGACGATACCTCAAAGACATCACGTTCAACCGCGTGTTTGCCAGTAACTTACAACGGGCTGTGCAG GCAGATTCTTTCGTCACTTATAAATACATCGAGTCAAGTAATTTCCAGATTACATTTCCTCCCGCAGACAGCTGAAATAATTGTGAGGAACAACACTCACTGTTCTGGCATGGAGATGGTTTTGGAGCCATTACTCAGAGAGAGG GGTTTCGGCGTCGCTGAGGGGCGTCCCAAAGAGGATCTGAAGAACATGGCCAACGCTGCCGGCCAGTCGTGTGGTGACTACACGCCGCCAGGAGGAGAGACTTTAGACCAG CTCTGGATCATGTCACCTTGCTTCCAGGTGAAGCTGCGATTCAAAAAATTCCTCAAAGTCCTTTTCAAGCAAATGTTGGAGGAACGGGGCTCGTCAGGGCCGGATGCCCCCGCGGGAGCATCAGCAGCTGCCTCGGCCATCGCTCCTGGTTCTTCGGCCGACGACGGTCTGCGGGGACTGTCGGTCCACGCTCTGGTCGTGAGCCACGGCGCCTACATCCGCGTGGCCGTCAGGCACCTTGTAGAGGACCTGAAGTGCTCTCTGCCTCCAGGGGTGAAGATGTCCCAGCTGTCTGCACCCTGCCCGAACACCGGCATCAGCCGCTTCGTTCTCACTCTGAGCCGGTCCGAGTCCGGCCCCGTCCTCTCCGCTGCCCGATGTGTTTTCACCAACAGAAAGGACCACCTGGAAAACCTCACAGCTGCCGAATAG
- the fgf23 gene encoding fibroblast growth factor 23, giving the protein MDVNGRPGMRDAVLALLLAVLQGFPLGETAPNPSPLVGSNWGNPRRYVHLQTSTDLNNFYLEIRLDGTVRKTTVRSSYSVILLKAETRERIAILGVKSSRYLCMDLEGNPFSSPICLKDDCLFNHKLLENNRDVYYSIRTGILFNLEGSRQVFSAGQNLPQTSLFLPKKNTVPLERLLLHREKRNQVVDPSDPHNVYLGQTEVGSDSRAVPEDDADLEVEVEVELEAEAEAGDDARNVSRETPLAPSTHDPWNVHSSNPASPQSSGTMG; this is encoded by the exons ATGGACGTCAACGGGAGACCGGGGATGAGGGACGCTGTGCTGGCGCTCCTGCTCGCTGTCCTGCAGGGATTTCCCCTCGGGGAAACGGCCCCGAATCCATCCCCGCTGGTCGGATCTAACTGGGGGAACCCGAGGAGATACGTTCACCTGCAGACCTCCACAGACCTCAACAACTTCTACTTGGAGATCAGACTGGATGGCACCGTGCGCAAAACTACAGTCAGGAGTTCATATA GTGTGATTTTACTGAAAGCTGAAACGAGGGAGCGCATCGCCATCCTCGGCGTCAAAAGCAGCCGTTACCTGTGTATGGATCTGGAGGGCAACCCGTTCAGCTCT cccatctgcctcaaagACGACTGTCTCTTCAACCACAAGCTTCTGGAGAACAACCGGGACGTGTACTACTCCATCCGGACCGGTATCCTGTTCAACCTGGAGGGCTCCCGGCAGGTGTTCTCGGCGGGTCAGAACCTGCCGCAGACCTCCCTCTTCCTGCCCAAGAAGAACACGGTGCCGCTGGAGCGCCTCCTGCTGCACAGGGAGAAGAGGAACCAGGTGGTGGATCCCTCCGACCCGCACAACGTCTACCTGGGTCAGACAGAGGTGGGCTCGGACTCCCGGGCCGTGCCGGAGGACGACGCCGAcctggaggtggaggtggaggtggagctggaggcGGAGGCGGAGGCCGGGGACGACGCGCGCAACGTGTCCCGGGAGACGCCGCTGGCTCCGTCCACCCACGATCCTTGGAACGTGCACTCGTCCAACCCGGCCAGCCCCCAGAGCTCCGGGACCATGGGGTGA